In the genome of Rhodoplanes sp. Z2-YC6860, one region contains:
- a CDS encoding Bug family tripartite tricarboxylate transporter substrate binding protein, whose translation MTLIRRQFLQALGGFTAVPFAMQEAQAEAYPTRPVRIIGTTGPGGQGDTTARLVAAKLTEAVGQPFYVENMPGAGGNIAMAATARAAPDGYTALCATSNLVTNINLYPKIPYDPYKDFEPVSLLCSSPHVLVVHPSVPAKSVNELVALAKADPGKLSYASAGRGTPAHLAGELFKVTFQVDITHVPYNGGGPGTAAAIAGHVPMSVSALPSAVTYVRAGNLRALALFSSRRSSALPDVPTMKEATGHDLPADIVNGFVFPTGTPKALVNFLHREVVKVMAMPDVKEKLVSMGFDAVGSTPEEFAAWIRSEIPRWGQVIRDANITVQ comes from the coding sequence GTTCCGTTCGCCATGCAGGAAGCGCAAGCCGAAGCCTATCCGACGCGGCCGGTGCGCATCATCGGCACCACGGGGCCGGGCGGGCAGGGCGACACCACGGCGCGGCTCGTCGCGGCCAAGCTCACCGAAGCGGTCGGCCAGCCGTTCTATGTCGAGAACATGCCGGGGGCCGGCGGCAACATCGCGATGGCCGCGACCGCGCGCGCCGCGCCGGATGGCTACACGGCGCTGTGCGCGACCAGCAACCTCGTCACCAACATCAACCTCTATCCGAAGATTCCCTACGACCCTTACAAGGACTTCGAGCCGGTTTCGCTGCTCTGCTCGTCGCCCCACGTGCTGGTGGTGCATCCGTCGGTGCCGGCGAAAAGCGTGAACGAACTGGTGGCGCTGGCCAAGGCCGATCCCGGCAAACTCAGCTACGCCTCGGCCGGGCGCGGCACGCCCGCGCATCTCGCCGGCGAACTGTTCAAGGTCACGTTCCAGGTCGACATCACGCACGTGCCATACAATGGCGGTGGGCCGGGCACCGCTGCGGCGATCGCCGGTCATGTGCCGATGTCGGTGTCGGCGTTGCCGTCCGCGGTCACTTACGTCCGCGCCGGAAACCTGCGCGCGCTCGCGCTGTTCAGCAGCCGCCGCTCCTCGGCGCTGCCCGACGTGCCGACCATGAAGGAGGCAACCGGCCACGATCTGCCGGCCGACATCGTCAACGGCTTCGTGTTTCCGACCGGAACGCCGAAAGCCCTCGTGAATTTCCTGCACCGCGAGGTGGTGAAGGTGATGGCGATGCCGGACGTGAAAGAAAAACTCGTCTCGATGGGCTTCGATGCGGTCGGCAGCACGCCGGAGGAATTCGCCGCCTGGATACGAAGCGAGATTCCGCGCTGGGGCCAGGTGATCCGCGACGCGAACATTACGGTGCAGTGA
- a CDS encoding ABC transporter substrate-binding protein, giving the protein MAVAQGRSQVARIGILHPGSPPDPWLDGLRDGLRELGYVEGKDLVFDYRWAEGRSERLPDLADVLIASKVDVIVIMTGPAVLAAKKRTATVPIVMAVSGDPVGTGAVGSLARPGGNVTGLSLMSDELAGLRVGVLKEAVPSIKRIGVLYNPSEPPTKVELRETEAAAAKLGMTLQPLAATSAEDLTQRFVDASVGRCDAIITFAHGFAFLHRRRIAELAAQHGLPAMYGWREHADVGGLMTYGPNVKATLRRAASYVDRILKGAKPSDLPVEQPTKFELVINLKTAKALGIVMPQTVMARADTVIE; this is encoded by the coding sequence GTGGCGGTCGCACAGGGGCGGTCTCAAGTCGCGCGTATTGGCATTCTTCATCCTGGCTCGCCACCCGATCCATGGCTCGACGGATTGCGCGATGGACTGCGCGAACTCGGTTATGTCGAGGGCAAGGATCTTGTCTTTGACTACCGTTGGGCCGAGGGACGTAGCGAGCGATTGCCGGATCTTGCGGACGTTTTGATCGCGAGCAAGGTCGACGTCATCGTCATCATGACCGGACCGGCTGTACTGGCTGCCAAGAAACGCACCGCGACGGTACCCATCGTCATGGCGGTAAGCGGCGATCCGGTCGGGACCGGAGCGGTCGGAAGTCTTGCAAGGCCGGGTGGCAATGTGACCGGCCTTTCTCTCATGTCCGATGAACTCGCCGGGTTGCGAGTCGGCGTGCTCAAGGAAGCCGTGCCGTCAATAAAGCGCATCGGCGTCCTCTACAATCCATCAGAACCGCCGACGAAGGTGGAATTGCGCGAAACTGAGGCGGCAGCAGCCAAGTTGGGAATGACGCTACAACCGCTAGCGGCGACTAGCGCGGAAGATCTCACGCAGCGATTCGTAGACGCCTCGGTGGGCAGATGCGACGCGATCATCACGTTTGCCCACGGCTTTGCATTCTTGCACCGGCGTCGCATCGCCGAACTGGCAGCGCAGCACGGGTTGCCCGCGATGTACGGCTGGCGCGAGCACGCCGATGTTGGCGGTCTGATGACTTACGGTCCAAACGTGAAGGCGACGCTGCGGCGAGCCGCAAGTTACGTCGATCGCATCCTCAAGGGCGCTAAGCCCTCCGATCTACCGGTCGAGCAGCCGACTAAGTTCGAATTGGTTATCAATCTCAAGACAGCGAAGGCGCTTGGCATAGTAATGCCACAGACCGTCATGGCTCGCGCTGACACCGTGATCGAATAG
- a CDS encoding Bug family tripartite tricarboxylate transporter substrate binding protein, translating into MKNQAGNLPSSLSRRTVLSAALALPYLATARSARADNWPDKPIKLLVPFAAGGNIDVNGRLMAARLSEVLGQQMVVENRVGGSGIIATDAVARSTPDGYTLLWASTNVMSIVPNTTKTPYDPVKDFAPISALGSSPQVLLVNSKVPAKTVAEFVAYAKAQKDPLPYGGGGGAGSASNLIMALFLARAELKMTSVGYRGTALALTDVIGGQIPTTFVPILEAYAQRTNPNIRILGVSGPKRSASMPDVPAIAETYPGFSAISWTGMLAPKGTPQPIIDRLSSEMIKATKDSKFLSVLQEAGIDPIAEGPEKFAEMIKSELPVWAKAVDIAGVKIQQ; encoded by the coding sequence ATGAAAAACCAAGCCGGAAATCTCCCCTCGTCCCTGTCGCGCCGGACCGTTCTGAGCGCCGCGCTCGCCCTTCCCTATCTGGCAACCGCCCGGTCAGCGCGCGCGGACAACTGGCCCGACAAGCCCATCAAGCTGCTGGTGCCGTTTGCGGCCGGCGGCAACATCGACGTCAACGGCCGGCTGATGGCGGCGCGCCTGTCCGAGGTGCTGGGCCAGCAGATGGTGGTCGAGAACCGCGTCGGCGGCAGTGGCATCATCGCGACAGACGCAGTCGCCCGCTCTACGCCGGACGGCTACACGCTGCTCTGGGCGAGCACCAACGTGATGTCGATCGTGCCCAACACGACCAAGACGCCTTACGACCCGGTCAAGGATTTCGCTCCGATCAGCGCGCTCGGCTCGAGCCCACAGGTGCTGCTGGTCAACTCCAAGGTGCCGGCCAAGACCGTGGCCGAGTTCGTCGCTTACGCCAAGGCGCAGAAGGACCCGCTTCCCTATGGCGGCGGAGGCGGTGCGGGCAGCGCCAGCAACCTGATCATGGCGCTGTTTCTCGCGCGCGCAGAATTGAAGATGACGAGCGTCGGTTACCGCGGCACCGCGCTGGCGCTGACCGATGTGATCGGCGGGCAGATTCCGACGACCTTCGTGCCCATCCTTGAAGCTTACGCACAGCGGACCAACCCGAATATCCGCATCCTCGGCGTCTCGGGACCGAAGCGTTCGGCGAGCATGCCCGATGTGCCGGCGATCGCCGAGACTTATCCAGGCTTCAGCGCAATCTCCTGGACCGGAATGCTGGCACCCAAGGGCACGCCCCAGCCGATCATCGACAGGCTGTCGAGCGAGATGATCAAGGCCACCAAGGATTCGAAATTCCTTTCGGTGCTGCAGGAGGCCGGCATCGATCCGATCGCCGAGGGTCCGGAAAAATTCGCCGAGATGATCAAGTCCGAACTGCCGGTCTGGGCCAAGGCGGTCGACATCGCGGGCGTGAAGATTCAGCAGTAA